TTTGAAATTCTTCGCTGTCGTCAAGCTTTTTGTAGCGGCGAACAAACTCGTCCAGGCTATCGGTGTCTGAATATCCTTCGAAAATGATATCCTTAGCATCTTTTGCCTTTCGGATTGTTTCTGCGGTCTCTTTCAATGGAGGGATCAACAGCAATGTATCCAATACTATATTGAGATACGAGAAGTCTAATGACAGCCCGAAGTCTTTATCTTCAATAAGTCTTAGCCATTGATATATCAAACTGATATTCTCTTTAGTTACTCCCTCTATAAGTGTATAGTTCTTGTCGAAAAGATCTTCCCTAATAGCCGATACTGTTCTGTTGAAATCGTACTTTTCTGCTTCATAATACTTATTAGCCATTTCTTCGTCACAGCCGGTAAGAGATTGGATTTCCTTTATCGATTTAGCTTTGAATAGGTAGACACATTTTTCTACATCATTATCATTATCTTTCAACATTTGTATGGCTTCACCCATTGGTATGGGAAGTATTTTTCTCAGCTCTATGATCTTTTCTTTCATCTGTTTGTTTTTTACCCAACAAAGATAAAAAGCTATTGTTATCTTTACAAATAATAAAAAAGTAAGGATATGAACACGCGATTTGATATGCTGTCAGCGATATACAACGACACGAAGAACGAAAAGTACGATTATGCAGTGCAGCCATGGGGTGCTACCGAACCTCATAATTATCACTTACCTTATATGACAGATTGCTATCTGGCTCACGATTTGTCAGTAGATGCGGTCATTAAGGCATACGAAAAACAAAAAGTGAAAGGGATGGTATTGCCTGTAATACATCTTGGCTCGCAGAATCCGGGACAAAGAGAACTACCTTTTTGTTTGCATGCCGGTTATGAGACGCAAAAAGCCATACTATCAGATATCGTCTCTTCGCTGAACTATCAAGGCATACATAAACTTGTTATTGTAAACGGACATGGTGGAAATAGCTTTAAGAATATGATACGAGATCTGGTTGTTCAATATCCTGATTTTTTGATTGTGATAAGTAATCTGTTCGCCATTGTTCCTCAGAGCGGATATTTTGAAGAAAAAGACGACCATGCCGGCGAAATGGAAACCTCAATGATGATGCATTACCATCCGGAGTTGGTGAACCTATCTGTTGCAGGAGACGGAGCGTCTAAAACCTTTAGTGCTGAATCTCTTAGAGACGGCACTGGCTGGACACCAAGAAATTGGGCGAAGGTCTCTAATGATACAGGGATTGGAAACCCTAAAAAGTCAACAGCAGAGAAAGGTAGGAAGTATGCCGATGCTGTCAGCCGGAAATTGTCTGAACTGTTTATCGATGTAGCGAAGGAGAGTATTTATTGATACAGTAAATAGGTAGGAATAATTGCTGTTGTTTTCTTTGTCATGTTGAACGAAGTGAAACTTCTCGTGTATTGAAGGTGGAGATTCTTCGTTACACTCAGAATGACAAAAATAGAACAATAACAATTATCCCACCTTCATCTTATATTATCTTTTTGCATCGTAATCGAACCAGTCAAAATAGGCTTTGGCTTTACTTGGCTTCCCATTCGAAGAGGTGTAGAGCCCTATCATCACCCCTGTAAATCCACCTGCAACCTCAGTACTCAGGTATCGGGTGTCTAGCCTTCCCAATTCATTGAAGTTGTCGCTATCGGCTTCTGCGCAATAAAAAGCGTATTGCGAAGGTGTACCTTCAATCTTTAATTTCAGCTTATTACTTTTAACTTGTTTTTCTCCTGCAATGTAAGAAAGTGATCCCACTTTTACACGTAATTGCACTATATACTGGCTGCCCGATTTTTTCAATAACAAGTCGTAGTGATGCGTATTATTTTGTATCAAAGTCATTCCCGCTTCCTCGTTATTCGCTGATGAATTGAACTCTAAAAGAGTTTCAGCTCTGAAATCA
The Dysgonomonas mossii genome window above contains:
- a CDS encoding creatininase family protein, whose product is MNTRFDMLSAIYNDTKNEKYDYAVQPWGATEPHNYHLPYMTDCYLAHDLSVDAVIKAYEKQKVKGMVLPVIHLGSQNPGQRELPFCLHAGYETQKAILSDIVSSLNYQGIHKLVIVNGHGGNSFKNMIRDLVVQYPDFLIVISNLFAIVPQSGYFEEKDDHAGEMETSMMMHYHPELVNLSVAGDGASKTFSAESLRDGTGWTPRNWAKVSNDTGIGNPKKSTAEKGRKYADAVSRKLSELFIDVAKESIY